From the genome of Acidobacteriota bacterium, one region includes:
- a CDS encoding radical SAM protein, whose product MWTVLWPPLSLAMVASLLEQAGHQVKLIDCPAEGVSFDRLREVIAHFSPNISIWSTATPTIKNDLALARMIKEVVPRCRTAIFGTHPTALPAECLREEALDFVIRNEPEETAKELVETLSQGHEPSKVRGISYRRRGEIVHNPQRGFIEDLDALPDPAWHLVNLDSYRLPLEERRFLIVAPVRGCPYPCTFCTTGVYYGKKVRKRSVPRVISEIENDIARYGVRDFLFWADTFTIDREYASLLCQAIIDNGLDISWAANSRVDTVDEELLTLMRRAGCFMISYGIESASEEVLRRAKKGIARKDIERAVRLAKEAGLEVVGHFIIGLPGETRDTAEETIAFSKSLGLDFAQFYCAAPFPGSELYTIATEEGWIKGEFSEFSQHQAVMELPGFSRSDCVKFRRRAYRRFYSQPRVFFGILRSARRSIFSRLLRKLSDILG is encoded by the coding sequence ATGTGGACTGTCCTTTGGCCTCCCCTTTCCCTGGCGATGGTCGCTTCTCTCCTCGAGCAGGCGGGACATCAGGTTAAACTCATCGACTGCCCGGCAGAAGGTGTTTCTTTCGATAGGCTGAGAGAGGTTATCGCTCATTTTTCCCCTAACATCTCTATTTGGTCAACCGCGACCCCCACTATCAAGAACGACCTTGCTCTGGCGAGGATGATAAAGGAAGTGGTCCCTCGCTGTCGTACCGCTATCTTCGGTACCCATCCTACCGCCCTTCCTGCTGAATGCCTTAGGGAAGAAGCGCTCGATTTCGTCATCAGGAATGAGCCAGAGGAGACGGCGAAGGAGCTGGTGGAGACACTTTCTCAGGGGCACGAACCATCAAAGGTTAGAGGGATAAGCTATCGAAGGAGGGGGGAGATCGTTCATAACCCCCAGCGAGGGTTTATCGAAGACCTCGATGCTCTACCCGATCCAGCCTGGCATCTGGTGAACCTCGATAGTTATCGGCTTCCCCTGGAGGAAAGGCGGTTTCTAATCGTCGCCCCTGTTCGTGGATGTCCTTACCCGTGCACCTTTTGTACCACTGGTGTTTATTATGGGAAGAAGGTGCGTAAACGGTCGGTCCCCCGGGTGATTTCGGAGATAGAAAACGATATCGCCCGGTACGGGGTGCGGGATTTTCTCTTCTGGGCGGATACCTTCACCATCGATAGGGAGTATGCCTCTCTTCTTTGTCAGGCAATAATCGATAATGGGCTCGATATAAGCTGGGCAGCAAACAGCAGGGTAGATACGGTGGATGAGGAGCTCCTTACCCTGATGCGAAGGGCAGGTTGTTTTATGATAAGCTACGGGATAGAGTCGGCGAGCGAGGAGGTATTGAGAAGGGCGAAGAAGGGGATAGCGAGAAAGGATATAGAAAGAGCGGTGAGGTTAGCCAAGGAGGCAGGTCTTGAGGTGGTGGGACACTTCATCATCGGTCTTCCCGGAGAAACGAGGGATACCGCAGAGGAGACGATCGCTTTTTCTAAGTCCTTGGGGCTCGATTTCGCCCAGTTTTATTGTGCCGCCCCTTTTCCCGGCTCCGAGCTCTATACCATCGCCACCGAGGAGGGTTGGATAAAGGGAGAATTTTCCGAGTTCAGTCAGCATCAGGCGGTGATGGAGCTTCCCGGTTTTTCCCGTAGTGATTGCGTTAAATTTAGGAGAAGGGCGTATCGAAGGTTTTACTCTCAGCCCCGGGTTTTTTTCGGGATTTTGAGGAGCGCGAGAAGGAGTATTTTTTCGCGTTTGTTGAGGAAGCTGTCCGATATCCTCGGTTAA
- a CDS encoding phosphoribosylanthranilate isomerase has translation MTKIKICGITNLKDALMAVDAGADALGFIFAPSPRRVSPERVREMVLELPPFVYTVGVFMNEELSMVREVMEYCLLDLAQFHGEEDVSYLKAFGKRGIKVFKVGGSKVLEEIRRFRLPFFMLDLPKGDFALGYDWDVAREAGRWGRVILAGRLTPENVEFALSRVSPYGVDVCRGVEEKEGVKNPDKLKEFILKVRKWDLQRS, from the coding sequence ATGACTAAGATCAAGATCTGTGGGATCACCAATCTCAAGGATGCGCTTATGGCGGTAGATGCCGGTGCCGATGCTTTGGGGTTCATCTTCGCCCCAAGCCCACGGAGGGTATCCCCGGAAAGGGTGAGGGAGATGGTGTTAGAGCTTCCGCCGTTCGTTTACACCGTCGGTGTTTTTATGAACGAGGAGCTCTCTATGGTGAGGGAGGTTATGGAGTATTGTCTTCTCGATCTGGCGCAGTTCCATGGGGAGGAGGATGTATCCTACCTCAAGGCATTTGGGAAGAGGGGGATCAAGGTTTTCAAGGTTGGCGGAAGTAAGGTTTTAGAGGAAATCAGGAGGTTTCGTCTTCCCTTCTTTATGTTGGACCTCCCCAAAGGCGATTTTGCCCTCGGCTATGATTGGGATGTTGCCAGGGAAGCGGGAAGGTGGGGGAGGGTGATCCTGGCAGGGAGGTTGACTCCGGAGAATGTGGAGTTCGCCCTTTCCAGGGTTTCCCCTTACGGGGTCGATGTTTGTCGTGGGGTAGAGGAGAAAGAAGGAGTTAAAAACCCCGATAAGTTAAAGGAATTCATCCTAAAGGTGAGGAAATGGGATCTTCAAAGGAGTTAG
- a CDS encoding amidohydrolase family protein yields MRRRGLIIAIFLLFLIPLLSIAGERVIAIKGGKIYTVTKGTIKNGTILIKGKKIVAVGRNIRIPQEAEIIDAKGKVITPGLVDAHSHLGLGPSGGVTEDNEMTDPATPQLRIIDSINPYGEEPDKGCFRKALAEGVTTVICRPGSGNVIGGQAAAVKTYGKTVDEIIRNFPCDMKMAMGRKKGTGGYPMTKMGTAYIIRKYLLLGREYQKKLEEYEKEKKKNPKAKPPKRDLKAEAMALVTSGRLPVHIHVIDANDIMTIVRIATEFGLKDVSLGHAEEAYKVARELAKHNIKVVVGPRVIVYDDENHLIDLAEYLRKAGVEVSIMTDADVVQQEYLRYQAALAVKYGMPYEEALRAITLNPAKLAGVADKVGSIEPGKLADIVIFSGDPFDVLSGVEKVFIEGKLVYKAK; encoded by the coding sequence ATGAGGAGACGAGGTTTAATCATAGCGATTTTTCTCCTATTCCTCATCCCCTTGCTCTCGATAGCTGGGGAGAGGGTTATTGCCATCAAAGGGGGTAAAATCTATACCGTAACCAAAGGAACGATAAAGAACGGGACCATTCTCATAAAGGGGAAAAAGATCGTAGCGGTTGGCAGGAATATCAGAATCCCTCAGGAAGCAGAGATCATAGACGCCAAGGGAAAAGTCATCACTCCGGGCTTGGTGGATGCCCATTCCCACTTGGGCTTAGGACCGAGTGGAGGAGTAACCGAGGACAACGAGATGACCGACCCTGCCACCCCGCAACTGCGGATCATCGACTCGATAAACCCTTACGGCGAGGAACCGGACAAAGGTTGTTTCAGGAAAGCCTTAGCCGAGGGGGTAACCACCGTGATCTGCCGTCCGGGGAGTGGAAATGTCATCGGGGGGCAGGCAGCAGCGGTAAAGACCTATGGAAAGACAGTGGACGAGATAATAAGGAACTTCCCCTGCGATATGAAGATGGCGATGGGAAGAAAGAAGGGGACGGGCGGTTACCCGATGACCAAAATGGGCACCGCCTACATCATCAGGAAATACCTCCTCTTGGGAAGGGAATATCAGAAAAAACTTGAGGAATACGAGAAAGAGAAAAAGAAAAACCCAAAGGCAAAACCACCGAAGCGAGACCTCAAGGCAGAAGCGATGGCACTCGTCACCTCGGGGAGACTTCCAGTACACATCCATGTAATTGATGCCAATGACATAATGACCATCGTCCGGATAGCAACCGAGTTCGGTCTAAAAGATGTCTCCTTAGGACATGCGGAGGAGGCATACAAGGTGGCAAGAGAACTCGCCAAACACAACATCAAGGTGGTGGTTGGTCCCCGGGTCATCGTCTATGATGATGAGAACCATTTGATAGACCTCGCTGAATACCTTAGGAAGGCGGGAGTTGAGGTCTCCATTATGACCGATGCCGATGTGGTTCAACAGGAGTACCTCCGCTATCAGGCAGCTCTTGCGGTAAAGTACGGTATGCCCTACGAGGAGGCTCTCCGTGCCATCACCCTTAATCCAGCGAAGCTCGCCGGCGTTGCCGATAAGGTAGGAAGCATCGAGCCGGGAAAACTGGCTGATATCGTCATATTCTCCGGCGATCCCTTCGATGTATTGAGTGGGGTGGAAAAGGTCTTCATCGAAGGGAAACTTGTCTATAAAGCAAAATAA
- the trpD gene encoding anthranilate phosphoribosyltransferase — protein MIKEAISALLERKSLASAEAEGVMDEIMSNKTTPVQIAAFLIALRMKGESIEEIVGSVKGVLKKAVKIETKSEDLIDLCGTGGDGRSTFNISTISSFVTAGAGVKVAKHGNRSVSSRCGSADLLEAVGVDLDLSPEKVAQAIDEIGFGFLFAPRFHPAMKYALQPRREIGVRTIFNIIGPLANPLRVKRQLLGVYSPDLMMPISKALKLMGTEKALIVHSLDGLDEISISAPTRGLLVTEERIEEVEIVPEAFAIKSVPLASIKAYSVKENVELLHRVLKGEKGPTRDIVLLNSGAAIFVSGRARDIKEGVEMAEESIDSGKALRLFSQFISFAKGGRND, from the coding sequence ATGATCAAAGAAGCGATATCCGCTCTCTTGGAGAGAAAGAGTCTGGCTTCGGCTGAGGCGGAGGGGGTGATGGACGAGATTATGTCAAATAAGACCACCCCGGTTCAGATCGCCGCCTTTCTCATTGCCCTCCGAATGAAAGGGGAGAGCATCGAGGAGATCGTCGGCAGTGTAAAGGGTGTTTTGAAAAAGGCGGTGAAGATCGAGACAAAAAGCGAGGACCTGATCGATCTCTGTGGAACCGGGGGAGACGGTCGTTCTACCTTCAACATCTCCACCATCTCTTCATTTGTAACTGCTGGTGCTGGGGTAAAGGTGGCAAAGCATGGTAATCGTTCTGTCTCAAGCAGATGCGGGAGTGCCGATCTTTTAGAAGCGGTAGGGGTTGATCTCGATCTTTCCCCGGAGAAGGTGGCTCAGGCTATCGACGAGATCGGTTTTGGCTTCCTTTTTGCTCCCCGGTTCCATCCTGCGATGAAGTATGCCCTTCAGCCGAGGAGAGAGATCGGGGTAAGGACCATATTCAACATAATCGGTCCCTTAGCCAATCCTTTGAGGGTCAAGAGGCAGTTGTTGGGCGTTTACTCTCCCGATCTTATGATGCCGATTTCGAAGGCGCTGAAGCTTATGGGAACGGAGAAGGCGTTGATCGTTCATTCCCTTGATGGTTTGGATGAAATTTCCATTAGCGCACCCACCCGGGGCCTTCTGGTAACCGAGGAGAGGATAGAGGAGGTAGAGATCGTCCCGGAGGCTTTCGCCATCAAGAGTGTCCCCTTAGCTTCTATAAAAGCCTATTCGGTTAAGGAGAATGTAGAGCTCCTTCACCGGGTATTGAAGGGAGAAAAGGGACCGACAAGGGATATAGTTCTATTGAACTCGGGAGCAGCTATCTTTGTCTCGGGTAGAGCGAGGGACATAAAGGAAGGGGTGGAGATGGCGGAAGAGTCTATCGATTCCGGCAAGGCTCTGAGATTATTCTCCCAGTTCATTTCCTTCGCCAAGGGAGGAAGGAATGATTGA
- the trpC gene encoding indole-3-glycerol phosphate synthase TrpC, with protein MIEFLKEMTKIKRELIEEKKRRLPFFRLLRMAEKTTSHPLSLSEAIRSGGGIIAEIKRASPSKGVLFEGEVKELGEVYQANGASAISVVTEERYFRGQLKDIQDLKGFIKVPILRKDFIIDEYQIVETKLAGADALLLITALLSRKRLEDLLNLTRELGMEALVEVHTKEELLKALDASAEVVGINNRDLNTFEVDLDVSRRLLPLISSSKVKIVESGIRKEEDLVFYRGLGADGFLIGEALVKAADPGKKLRSFCSALRGKG; from the coding sequence ATGATTGAGTTCTTAAAGGAGATGACAAAGATAAAGAGAGAGCTCATTGAAGAGAAGAAGAGGCGGTTGCCCTTTTTTCGATTGTTGCGAATGGCTGAGAAAACCACTTCTCACCCTCTTTCTTTATCCGAAGCTATTCGTTCGGGAGGCGGGATCATCGCCGAGATAAAGAGGGCTTCCCCCTCGAAGGGCGTTCTTTTTGAAGGCGAGGTCAAGGAGTTAGGAGAGGTATATCAGGCTAACGGTGCTTCGGCAATCTCGGTGGTAACCGAGGAGAGATATTTCCGTGGGCAGTTGAAGGATATTCAAGACTTGAAGGGATTCATTAAGGTTCCTATTCTGAGAAAGGATTTCATCATCGATGAGTATCAAATCGTAGAGACAAAGCTTGCCGGTGCAGATGCATTGCTTTTGATCACTGCTCTTCTTTCCCGGAAGAGGCTTGAGGATCTTCTAAATCTCACCAGGGAATTGGGGATGGAAGCCTTGGTAGAGGTTCATACCAAAGAAGAGTTGTTAAAAGCCCTTGATGCTTCCGCAGAGGTAGTCGGCATAAATAACAGGGACTTGAATACCTTTGAGGTGGATCTCGATGTGTCGAGGAGGCTCCTCCCTCTGATATCCAGTTCTAAGGTGAAGATAGTGGAGAGCGGGATCAGGAAAGAAGAGGACCTCGTTTTTTACCGGGGACTTGGAGCCGATGGATTTCTCATTGGAGAGGCTTTGGTAAAGGCAGCCGATCCCGGGAAGAAGCTTAGGTCATTTTGTTCCGCGCTGAGGGGGAAGGGATGA
- the trpE gene encoding anthranilate synthase component I, whose translation MSGSFFILRNKELEMKKVELFPYWKEIVADLETPVSAFLKLRGLGAKFLLESVEKGEKLGRYSFIGLNPLSTIRIDEGKIFVDGGRVNSEPQEFLEKLRRVVFSYEVLPKPELSPLIGGWVGYLGYDIVRFFEPVKLDLSDGLPLPEGVLSLMRDIVVFDHITHSVKIITLTDRREASEAVFKRIEEIKTALNRFLDLRGKLRKREKSKRPKGNISQGDFEGLVKKAKEYILAGDVFQVVLSQRFTGETSAPPFEIYRALRTINPSPYMFFLDFDDFQLIGSSPEALAKLREGIASVHPIAGTRPRGKTPEEEKELEKELFQSEKEIAEHVMLVDLARNDLGKVCLPHSIEVKERMKLEKYSHVMHIVSEVIGRIDPRFDALDLFRAAFPAGTVTGAPKIRAMEIIEELEGMRRGPYAGALGYFGLDGNMDMCIAIRMIVYQQGRYYLQAGAGIVADSDPSAEYWETLNKMEGLYQAIKLSEGEDDLTNR comes from the coding sequence ATGAGTGGGTCTTTTTTTATTCTGAGGAACAAGGAGCTTGAGATGAAAAAGGTGGAATTGTTCCCTTATTGGAAGGAGATCGTCGCTGATTTGGAGACCCCGGTTTCCGCTTTCCTGAAGTTGAGAGGGCTCGGCGCTAAGTTCCTTTTGGAGAGCGTGGAAAAGGGGGAGAAGCTTGGTCGTTATTCCTTCATCGGGTTGAATCCTCTTTCCACGATCAGAATCGACGAAGGAAAAATTTTCGTAGATGGCGGTAGGGTCAATTCTGAGCCGCAAGAATTTTTGGAGAAGCTGCGGAGGGTTGTATTTTCCTATGAGGTTCTTCCCAAACCAGAGCTTTCTCCTTTAATCGGCGGTTGGGTAGGATATCTGGGCTACGACATAGTCAGGTTCTTCGAGCCGGTTAAACTTGATCTTTCCGATGGCCTGCCTTTACCCGAAGGTGTTCTTTCCCTTATGAGGGATATCGTAGTATTCGATCATATCACTCACAGTGTGAAGATAATCACCCTCACGGATAGGAGAGAGGCTTCAGAAGCGGTTTTTAAGAGGATAGAGGAGATAAAAACTGCTCTTAATCGGTTCTTGGATCTGAGAGGCAAACTCAGGAAGCGAGAGAAATCAAAAAGACCTAAGGGGAATATTAGCCAAGGCGATTTCGAGGGATTGGTTAAAAAGGCAAAGGAATACATATTAGCCGGGGATGTTTTTCAGGTGGTTTTATCGCAAAGATTTACTGGAGAGACCTCCGCTCCGCCTTTCGAGATCTATCGTGCGTTGAGGACGATTAATCCTTCGCCTTATATGTTTTTCTTGGATTTCGATGATTTTCAGCTCATTGGCTCCTCGCCCGAGGCATTAGCCAAATTACGGGAGGGAATAGCCTCGGTTCACCCCATTGCTGGAACGAGACCCCGAGGGAAAACTCCCGAGGAGGAGAAGGAATTAGAAAAGGAGCTTTTCCAAAGCGAGAAGGAGATCGCAGAACATGTAATGCTTGTTGATCTCGCAAGGAACGATCTGGGCAAGGTGTGTCTCCCTCATTCCATAGAGGTGAAGGAGCGGATGAAGCTGGAGAAGTACTCCCATGTGATGCACATCGTCTCCGAAGTTATCGGGAGGATAGACCCGCGATTTGACGCCTTGGATCTCTTCAGAGCCGCCTTTCCCGCGGGAACGGTGACCGGCGCCCCCAAGATAAGGGCGATGGAGATCATCGAGGAGTTAGAGGGGATGAGAAGGGGTCCTTATGCTGGCGCTCTCGGTTATTTCGGGCTCGATGGGAATATGGATATGTGCATCGCCATCAGGATGATCGTCTATCAGCAGGGGAGGTATTACCTCCAGGCTGGGGCGGGGATTGTGGCGGATTCCGATCCTTCGGCTGAATATTGGGAAACCTTGAACAAAATGGAGGGATTATATCAAGCGATAAAGCTATCGGAGGGGGAGGATGATCTTACTAATAGATAA
- a CDS encoding glycosyltransferase family 39 protein produces the protein MWLSLFGELFFRIFGDNEIYGYILNNLLFSLAVLSVFLLSYLLFDSFLVGIYSALIYLLIPENLLWSNTTAVEPSAASLAVFSLLFLVFYLKERKNSLLFLAFVLLPFACQFRPESFLLILVFGIAILLLAPAELIRSRIYKMGVISFFLIIPHLAHIIAVGGEPWGSRGPKFALSYVHYNLRTNGWFYFDNHWFPVLFSILAIVGFFFGKRWRAKFLPFGWFLLFWGIFIPFYAGSYRYGADVRFSLLSYAPLAVLSGLGLSLLQERLKGGRLKWVPLVITVFAFTWFLPLVRAVGEEAWGARMDYLYAKKFARMVPDNSLIITHNPNMFLLFKRSSAQAYLVFNNRTFITSKLKRFRGGIYFHYNFWCNVNDPEQNKFCRYILENFKLKLIAEYYERGYRYALYKIEG, from the coding sequence ATATGGCTATCCCTATTTGGTGAGCTTTTTTTCAGGATCTTTGGCGATAACGAGATCTATGGCTATATCCTGAATAATCTCCTCTTCAGTCTTGCTGTTTTGAGTGTGTTTTTGCTCTCCTATCTCCTTTTCGACAGCTTCTTGGTCGGCATTTATTCTGCCCTCATCTATCTTCTTATTCCGGAGAATCTCCTCTGGTCAAACACCACCGCGGTTGAACCTTCAGCTGCTTCCCTTGCTGTTTTCTCCCTTTTATTTCTTGTCTTCTACCTTAAGGAGAGAAAAAACTCCCTTCTTTTTCTCGCCTTCGTTCTTCTCCCTTTTGCCTGCCAGTTCCGTCCGGAATCGTTTCTCCTTATCCTCGTTTTCGGAATAGCTATTCTTCTTCTTGCTCCTGCTGAGCTTATAAGGTCGAGAATCTACAAAATGGGAGTGATTTCCTTCTTTTTAATCATCCCTCACTTGGCTCATATCATTGCCGTTGGCGGGGAGCCCTGGGGAAGCAGGGGTCCTAAATTCGCCCTCAGCTATGTGCACTATAACCTCCGAACCAACGGTTGGTTTTACTTTGATAATCACTGGTTCCCGGTCTTGTTCAGCATTCTGGCTATAGTGGGATTCTTCTTTGGAAAAAGATGGCGGGCAAAGTTTCTTCCTTTCGGTTGGTTTCTCCTCTTCTGGGGGATATTTATTCCCTTTTATGCCGGGAGCTATCGATATGGAGCTGATGTCCGTTTCTCCCTTCTTTCCTACGCTCCTCTTGCGGTTCTTTCCGGTCTCGGACTCTCCCTCCTTCAGGAGAGGCTTAAGGGAGGACGACTCAAATGGGTTCCCCTGGTGATAACCGTCTTTGCCTTTACCTGGTTTCTGCCGTTGGTGAGGGCGGTTGGCGAGGAGGCTTGGGGTGCCCGGATGGACTACCTATACGCCAAGAAATTTGCCCGAATGGTTCCCGATAATTCACTGATCATCACCCACAATCCCAATATGTTCCTCCTCTTTAAAAGGAGCTCCGCTCAGGCTTACCTCGTGTTCAATAATAGAACCTTCATTACCAGTAAGTTAAAACGGTTTCGCGGGGGGATATATTTCCACTACAACTTCTGGTGCAATGTGAACGATCCGGAGCAGAACAAATTTTGCCGTTACATCCTGGAAAACTTTAAGCTTAAATTGATAGCCGAGTATTACGAACGGGGCTACCGTTATGCCCTCTACAAGATTGAGGGCTAA
- a CDS encoding aminodeoxychorismate/anthranilate synthase component II — protein MILLIDNYDSFVFNLAQAFMELGEEVVVRRNDQISLREARRLSPNYLVISPGPKTPKEAGISNELIKMFAGEIPILGVCLGHQCIAYTFGGTVKRADRVMHGKLSEIYHDGKTLYEGVKNPFIATRYHSLLVEEESLPPSLEVSSYTEEGEIMGIRLKDKRVEGVQFHPESFLTREGKRILRNFLQLVG, from the coding sequence ATGATCTTACTAATAGATAATTACGATTCCTTCGTCTTCAATTTGGCTCAGGCTTTTATGGAGCTTGGCGAAGAGGTAGTAGTGAGGAGGAATGACCAGATTTCCCTCCGTGAGGCGAGGAGGCTCTCACCGAATTACCTGGTCATATCTCCTGGTCCCAAGACCCCGAAGGAAGCCGGTATCTCCAACGAGTTGATAAAGATGTTTGCCGGGGAAATCCCCATATTGGGGGTGTGTTTGGGTCATCAGTGCATTGCCTATACCTTTGGTGGAACGGTGAAGAGAGCGGATAGGGTGATGCACGGTAAGCTGTCGGAGATCTACCACGATGGGAAGACGCTCTACGAGGGGGTGAAAAACCCCTTCATAGCTACCAGATACCATTCCCTTTTGGTTGAGGAGGAGTCTCTTCCCCCCTCTCTCGAAGTCTCATCTTACACCGAGGAGGGGGAGATTATGGGAATAAGGCTGAAGGATAAAAGGGTGGAAGGGGTTCAGTTCCACCCGGAATCCTTTCTCACCAGGGAAGGTAAAAGGATTTTGAGAAATTTTCTCCAACTGGTTGGTTAG
- the trpB gene encoding tryptophan synthase subunit beta encodes MGSSKELGKFGVFGGRFVPETLMENLLELEQAYLESKDDPSFSKEFQYYLTHYVGRPTPLYFARNLSEKYKCKIYLKREDLCHTGAHKINNCLGQALLTKRLGKKRIVAETGAGQHGVATATACALLGIECVIYMGEKDYARQAPNQLRMRILGARIIKVKAGSRTLKEAINEAIRDWVTNAKTTHYLIGSIVGPHPYPTMVRDFQSVIGREVKEQILSLEGRLPDFLIACVGGGSNSIGLFHPFLGEEKVKMIGVEAGGRGEKLGEHSATLCRGTPGVLHGSYSYLLQDEEGQVLPTHSISAGLDYPGVGPELSYLKDTGRVSFDNVTDEEALEAFWELSSLEGIIPALESAHAVAYLKRLVRELDRDSLVVINISGRGDKDLNIIERIGGESGKDWGEV; translated from the coding sequence ATGGGATCTTCAAAGGAGTTAGGTAAATTCGGTGTTTTTGGTGGGAGGTTTGTCCCTGAGACCTTGATGGAGAACCTTCTCGAGCTTGAGCAGGCGTACCTTGAATCCAAGGACGATCCATCTTTTTCTAAGGAGTTTCAGTACTATCTCACCCATTATGTGGGTCGGCCCACGCCACTTTATTTCGCGAGGAACTTGAGCGAGAAATACAAATGCAAGATCTACCTCAAAAGAGAGGATCTCTGCCATACCGGTGCCCACAAGATCAACAATTGCCTGGGACAGGCGCTTCTGACCAAGAGGTTAGGGAAGAAAAGGATAGTGGCGGAGACAGGAGCAGGACAACACGGTGTAGCCACTGCCACTGCCTGTGCCCTTCTTGGGATCGAGTGTGTCATCTATATGGGGGAGAAGGATTATGCAAGGCAGGCGCCCAATCAACTGCGGATGAGGATACTGGGTGCTCGTATCATAAAGGTAAAAGCCGGTTCTCGAACACTGAAGGAGGCGATTAACGAGGCGATACGGGATTGGGTGACCAATGCGAAGACCACCCATTATCTGATAGGCTCAATTGTCGGTCCCCATCCCTATCCCACTATGGTGAGGGATTTCCAGTCAGTGATCGGACGGGAGGTGAAAGAGCAGATCCTCTCCCTTGAGGGGAGATTGCCCGACTTTCTCATCGCCTGTGTGGGTGGAGGGTCGAACTCCATCGGTCTCTTCCATCCATTTCTTGGCGAGGAGAAGGTGAAGATGATCGGAGTGGAGGCAGGGGGAAGAGGAGAGAAGTTAGGAGAGCATTCGGCTACCCTTTGCCGGGGAACGCCGGGGGTTCTTCATGGTTCCTATTCCTACCTCCTTCAGGATGAGGAGGGTCAAGTCTTGCCCACCCATTCGATCTCAGCCGGTTTGGACTACCCTGGGGTGGGACCTGAGCTAAGTTACCTCAAAGATACCGGGAGGGTTAGCTTCGATAATGTCACCGATGAGGAGGCGCTGGAGGCTTTCTGGGAGCTTTCTTCCTTGGAGGGTATAATCCCTGCTCTTGAGTCGGCTCATGCCGTGGCTTATCTCAAAAGGTTGGTCCGGGAACTTGATAGGGATAGCTTGGTGGTGATCAATATCTCGGGGAGAGGGGATAAGGACCTTAACATAATAGAAAGGATAGGAGGAGAAAGTGGGAAGGATTGGGGAGAGGTTTAA
- a CDS encoding glycosyltransferase family 2 protein, which yields MPAKNEERTIGELIERVKDYACEVIVVDGHSTDNTYNIALAKGAKVIRDNRRGKGDAIRSAIPHIRTEITVFMDADGSHDPDDIPRLVEPILKKEADHVSGSRLLGGSNELHGTFDECLRLMGSSFIIACINWRFKVRLSESQNGFRAIRTEVLKKFDLKENISTIEQEMIIKTLKKGYRMAEVPAHEYKRRYGVSNIRLSRVWFRYVYSLIKYLFF from the coding sequence ATACCGGCGAAGAATGAGGAGAGAACCATAGGTGAGCTTATCGAGCGGGTGAAGGATTACGCCTGTGAGGTAATCGTAGTTGATGGTCATTCCACCGACAATACCTATAACATCGCCCTTGCTAAGGGAGCAAAGGTAATAAGGGATAACCGAAGAGGAAAGGGCGATGCCATACGAAGCGCGATTCCCCATATAAGAACAGAGATTACCGTTTTTATGGACGCTGACGGCTCTCATGATCCAGATGATATCCCGAGGCTTGTGGAACCGATCCTAAAGAAAGAGGCGGATCATGTCTCAGGCTCTCGGCTCCTGGGCGGCTCGAACGAGCTTCACGGTACCTTCGATGAATGTCTCCGCTTGATGGGAAGTTCTTTCATCATCGCCTGCATAAATTGGCGGTTCAAGGTGAGGCTTAGCGAAAGCCAGAATGGATTTCGAGCAATAAGGACCGAAGTCCTCAAGAAGTTCGACCTAAAGGAGAACATCTCCACCATAGAGCAGGAGATGATAATAAAGACATTGAAAAAGGGCTACCGGATGGCTGAGGTTCCTGCTCATGAGTATAAGCGAAGGTACGGAGTTTCTAACATCCGTCTCTCAAGGGTCTGGTTTCGTTATGTTTATTCGCTTATAAAATATCTTTTCTTTTAG